Proteins from a single region of Cydia strobilella chromosome 2, ilCydStro3.1, whole genome shotgun sequence:
- the LOC134755459 gene encoding uncharacterized protein LOC134755459, whose translation MKKLFITIYFCVLFYRLVTAPDPIGPIRAFIQTNLVGLPVIHNRQTWDFDPDVALRRRRQFVELHGDKGERLIERLGLGIDGYEDERLLKQRLRDEGHLGGLNYFLP comes from the exons ATGAAGAAATTGTTT ATAACAATATATTTCTGCGTGCTATTTTACCGATTGGTCACCGCTCCGGACCCGATCGGTCCCATCCGAGCCTTCATCCAGACGAACCTGGTCGGTTTGCCGGTTATCCACAACCGGCAGACGTGGGACTTCGACCCCGACGTGGCGCTGAGACGACGACGCCAGTTTGTGGAGCTGCATGGGGACAAAGGCGAAAGGTTGATAGAACGTTTAGGGCTAGGTATAGACGGGTATGAAGACGAGCGGCTGCTGAAGCAGAGGCTAAGAGATGAGGGACATTTAGGGGGCTTGAATTACTTTTTACCttga